From the genome of Cyprinus carpio isolate SPL01 chromosome B24, ASM1834038v1, whole genome shotgun sequence:
AAAAACACCCTTAAAAGTTGGAACATATTGGTTTCAGTCAACTGGTATTAAACATAGTCTGTGTAGTCTTCCTTGTGTAGATTTGTTCATAGTTGAGGACATGTTAAACAACCTGTCCATGTTAGCATGAGCCAAATTTTGCTAGCATCTATAAAGTGGCAGATGAATTCATGCAGAAATACTCTCGTTTCATTGGATGTGTGGCCTCTCAAAACAAAAGATATGGGAAGCATTTTCTCCTTCCTTTTAAAAGCTTATACacctattcatttttattatttgtgtttaggATCATTTTTGCTACCTTTCAAAACAGATCATGGAGTGATTGAACGCACCTTTCCCAACAAAACTGCCATTTTGTGTCTCCAGCGGCCCTTGTTCAAGGAGGCAACCCTGATCCAGATGTTGAGCTGGGAGTTGTACATCCAGACATCCCTGCTGTTGATTCTACCACCTGAAATTGCATCACCAATTGGTCACAACCAATATTTTATGTCTCAGTATGCACTTATTATAATACTTATGCAATAATGTAAATAGGTAAATGACCCATGACACATTTGGTGAATCTTCCTTGTTCTTTGTTATCtcacataaacacatgaataatgtgtgaataataaaacaataattgcaGATCTTACACCACTTCTGAGAAGATTCCCGGTGAAGCAACGTAATTAGAGACCAGCTTAACTAGAAATATCCtgtaataacttaaaaaaatcctTCAATGCTTAAAATAGGTTttgtactaaaatgtaaatataaatgacatatacatttctttaccaacagacatttttaataaaattttacataattgtatttaatttaatttaatttaattttttatttttacaacagatagtaaagaaaaatcagCCAACAAATGTCTGGCATTCTACTGTTTAGAAAGCATCCCAGGATGCAGCTcacaaattttgtaaattttgaaaaactgaccaGAGCTATAATCTAAGCTActctgaaaaactaaaattataagaTTTGTATAACATTCATTTAGTCAACACATAATTCCCATACTTCCATTTTTCCATTATTTCATAGTTTGAGTGTCTTAACTACAACTACACAATGCAAAAATAGTCATAATAAAGAATGACTGGGTAAGTGGTAAATGTGAGCAAACATTTGACTAGTATTGCATCAGTTAACACACGTACATCTCTGTCATTATGCTAACAAATGCTAATCATCTACATAACTGTTCCAGTTCTTCTGGAAGCACCGGCAGTGTGGAAAGAACACACTAGGCTCAGCAAAGCTGTTCAACCTGAAACTCATCTTTCTATTGTGTCAATTTCCATTACTTTCTGACTCACATCTTGAGTCTGatgcatacaatatatatagtttgaCACATATACAGCCTTCCTGCCTTGGAAAAGCCTGTCTGGCCCTGGCTTACTAAACAAACTTCAAAGAAGGAGAAGAAACAAGATGTGTGGGGAAGGAATGATTTTAAATGAGGTTGAAACTAGAGAGAGCGTGAGAGGGAGAAGTGTTAACTAGCAGAACTGTTCTCATGGAAACACGTGAGCGCTTGGCACATGCAGAATGCAAACCGATCGCTCAGGATTTCAGCCCCCTCACTCACTCTtgcgctctctctccctctctaacAGTCTTTTCTCATGAGATAGCTGGTAGTCCTGGTCTCTTTTAATCATGTCTCACAGTCTTTTTGCTGAACATGCTTGCTGTTCAAAGCGAGCTGCTCTGTAAAGTGTGGTACCCTGCTGTGTCTAACAAATCCCTGCAGACTTAACCAGCCAAGAGGTAAACATCAAACTAGGTCATCTACAATaattgagaaattaatgacagaggATACAAATGATTGGCAGATGAAGGGCATACAAAAGCAAGCCTTAGAATCAAATGAACACAATACACAATCaatcttttattttacaatatgtaatactCATATtaaatacttcaatataatgTCATTTGTATCTTAATGTATCTTTAAAAACGGACAAAATTTGTATAGTCTATGtcagaccaaaaatattaaaagctcaTATTGCACTGACaagattttcaacattttatccAATCAAATGCTGTTTAGAATGAGAATGTGCTTCCCCTGAATCCTAGCATTAGCAAGCAGCAAATCATCTTCCTGGCTCAGACGTAAACAAAAGGCTACTGGTGTTTTCAAAAGAAAGAGGGCTTTGATATTTCCTGCCTAAACTTCATGTCTCGATAGGAAATGAATCGACACAAGGAAGAATACCAAGTCCCATCTTTCCACCACTGCCTGTGAAACAATTTAGCATtcatgaaacattattacaagtaTCCATGTTTACCTGAGACCAGAATGTCATTCCTGAGGGCACACACAGCATATTCTGACTTGGTGAACTCTGGGAGTTTGGCCAAGGATTTCCATTCCCCGGTTACAGGATCATAGCATTCGGTATACGGCAGGTTGAAACCCCCCATCCTCTCGCACCCTCCAACTACCACAATGACTTCTGAGAATCCAGTAGACCTACAGGGACATGACAGGATGTCAAACTTGGACACATGGACAAAAGTAAATCATTAATAGTCATGAAACATGGAAAGGGACACTCAAGTCATACATCTAGCACTGCACaacttattatttacattttgttttcttgtcatttttggcCTATTTTTTCTCTGCAGCGACACTGAAATGAGAAGAGTTTAGAACCCCTTCTAAGAATAGCAGTAAACAACACTAGTGTCTACTAGAGCCCAGAACACAACATGTATTCTCTGTGCAAAGAACCAAAACACAGGCAAATACAATTCATCCAGAACTAACTCCCCCcagtttttttcccctgaaatCATCTGCCTAGAAGACTGTGCTCTCTGTGTAAATGATCAGGGGGTTGGAGAGTGCATACGCTAAAGTTAGAGTTGAACTTTGAATACACTCTCCGGGGGAAAGAGATTAGAACGTATTGAGCCAGTCGCACGGTCGATTCAAGCAAACATGGAAAATTCAGATCAGTCTTTCATCTGTGACGTAATTAGTCTAAATGCGCCGCACCCACACAATCCCTGAAAATAATTAGGGGAGATCTGCCAGGCCCTattcaataattcaaatttaagaACCATCCCAAATCTGCCTGGAAACAGAGGTGGAACTTCTGCCAACTGTAAACCGACACCCTTCTGAAAACTCTTACATAGGCCTCAGGCCTAAGCCCTGTAACATTGGCAGATCCTTCAGCGATTCGTGCTCAGGCAGATTCCAGGTCACTATACATTCGGCTCTGAGGAAAACACAGGTGTGCGTTTTCCCCTAGCCCTGCCCTCTCTCACCCCACGTTCCTCcagacataacaaaaacaaagggTGCACGCCGCAACCAGGATCAGGTCAACAGGAACATGCTTCGAAACTTAGGTGTTTGTGTGTAATGAAGCTTGTGGAGGAAGAATTTGTATGGGCAAGCCCCACTGCGACATTATTTTCCCTCAGTGCACTGCAATACAGCAGGCCTGAAGGGGCCGTCTTTTCTTGCTCTGTCTCGCTGTACTTACAATGTGGCTTGAATTGTTCCATATCCAAAAATTTAAGCAATGATTTTCCCAGTGCTCAACTACTGAGTGTGAAGCTATAAAAAACAAGCCTTCAAGTTATTTCACTAGTTGAATCATGTCTTAGCGGTTTGAGGATGACTGAATCTATAATTGTAGCCTTTTTTGAAAAGGTCCCAGAAGTATCTGGGATCTTTAAGTACTTGGAAGAATGCATTTCAGCTAAGCTAGACAACTATGACTAGTAAACCACCATTTGCTTATTTCTTAAGTTCTTGGTGGCCAATAATTTGAATTCAAGACATGGTAAACAAACACTTTGATAGTGAATTGGACAATCAGTTTGTGACAAGGCATGGAAGACTCTTCTGTCTCCTCTTTCTGTAGTTTAAACTGCTAAAGACTAAGCCTTAGATTGGTGCTTGCATTAGTGAACATTAGGTaggtaataaattaaataaagaccgTCACCTTCAGGGAACATGGTAAGATGCCAGTAATACCTGCGTGGACGGGTTCTAGGAGACATCATTTCATTGCCCAAGACATGATAGCGTCTTGCTTCGTGCAGAAGCTGGTAGCATTCTGGTGCATTTTGGATCAACTGGTCACCTTCTACTGTCTGCACGAAATAATTCGGATGCAGCAGGGGCAGGCGGACGTGAGTGAGAAGGTCTCGAAGCATGATTCGGCGGTGGTCCATGTCGTAGTACACCCAACGAATCACTGCCTCAAACACTGTCTCCTCCTTTCCAATGACTAGCTCGTCACTAGCAATGTACTCCTCCAGTTCCTCCTTACGCAAGTCCAAGAATTCTTCATGCTGGGCCACATCGGTAAAGCTCTGCAGCGCGTAAGAGCGGCAGCGGCTGGCCAGTTGCTTGAGGGAGTGTGCGTCGGCAAAACGCTGGATGCCCAGACAGTTGCAGGGATCAAGTTGGTCTTCCAAGAACTTGGCACAGGCATCACGTAGAGTGCCGATCTGGAAGAGACTGGAGGTCTCGAAGAGGAACTGAACGTTATCTGTAGTGATGCGGGCACGTCCGGTGTAGACGTACTGCAGGAAGGTGTCCATGGCTTCAGCACGGATGCCGTTGATCTCCACTAACATCTCACGGCTCTCCCGGTGGTCATTGCAGAACATTGCACGGAAGTAGCTACTGCAAGCTGACAACACGGCACGGTGACACGGAAACTCGCGACCCTCCACGCTGATCACCACATCTGTGAAGAGTCGGCCATCACGGAACTCATTAAACATCTGCAGAATGCTTTCAGAGTGGCACGGGCCCGAGGAGAAATCAAACACATCGTGATTACTGAGGGCCTTGTTGTCCATCTCCAGAACCTTTCTCTTGACTGCTGGGGACTCACGGACTCCAGAGTCCTCCCGGTTCAGTCTTCTGCCCAGAATAAGTACCATTGCTTTTAGACCAATGAGGCCCAAGGCCTTGTAAACAACAGACAAAAATGGTGCCTCAGctgaaatgaaaaagagaaacattattttaatcaggaaattcttgttattattatataaaatgac
Proteins encoded in this window:
- the LOC109049919 gene encoding kelch-like protein 24, which produces MVLILGRRLNREDSGVRESPAVKRKVLEMDNKALSNHDVFDFSSGPCHSESILQMFNEFRDGRLFTDVVISVEGREFPCHRAVLSACSSYFRAMFCNDHRESREMLVEINGIRAEAMDTFLQYVYTGRARITTDNVQFLFETSSLFQIGTLRDACAKFLEDQLDPCNCLGIQRFADAHSLKQLASRCRSYALQSFTDVAQHEEFLDLRKEELEEYIASDELVIGKEETVFEAVIRWVYYDMDHRRIMLRDLLTHVRLPLLHPNYFVQTVEGDQLIQNAPECYQLLHEARRYHVLGNEMMSPRTRPRRSTGFSEVIVVVGGCERMGGFNLPYTECYDPVTGEWKSLAKLPEFTKSEYAVCALRNDILVSGGRINSRDVWMYNSQLNIWIRVASLNKGRWRHKMAVLLGKVYAVGGYDGQSRLSSVECYDSFSNRWTEVAPMKEAVSSPAVASCVNKLFVIGGGPDDNTCSDKVQCYDPESDSWLLRANIPIAKRCITAVSLNNLIYVSGGLTKSIYCYDPTEDYWMHVVHTFSKQESCGMSVCNGKIFILGGRGENGEASDTILCYDPSTGIITGVAAMPRPISYHGCVTIHRYNEKFYHT